In Paenarthrobacter nicotinovorans, one DNA window encodes the following:
- a CDS encoding type II toxin-antitoxin system HipA family toxin — MAARNIRRVEVLVNETLAGVMDIETDGLSSREHVSFTYADSWMSDPEAFELSPELPLRSGPQNPTQGRGLFGAFQDAAPDDWGKKLLFEELRQKARAEGAGRIPPTGEAGYLLLVNDETRQGALRFRDNGMFLSSWGRGASVRDLGVLAEEARIFAETGEVTEENSLLMGAGSSPGGAQPKAWVRDEDGSMLLAKFPKTSDIRNVQLWEMVAVRLQERAGIRVAESRLMQLGEFSHIFLTRRFDRDGDLRLPYMSVRTALQLDTYAHPDYVKIASEVAHISAAPVQDANEMFSRAAFIAMVNNTDDHMRNHGLLRTSQGWRLSPSFDVNPMPTGASETPLTPHGGLFDRDVRDLLDFADAFRLTRDAAITRLQKVAAAVSHWREDALSLGAEPDSLHSMAKAFEGENTKRVASLTPSPTVVDMGGTATPPSPPSHGDIWVPEHTRAGKRIPGHYRRRN; from the coding sequence AATGAGACCTTGGCCGGGGTGATGGACATTGAAACGGATGGGCTGTCGTCCCGTGAGCATGTCTCCTTCACCTATGCTGACAGTTGGATGTCTGATCCAGAGGCATTCGAGCTCTCCCCGGAGCTACCGTTGAGGAGCGGCCCCCAGAACCCCACTCAGGGCCGTGGACTGTTCGGGGCCTTCCAGGACGCCGCGCCGGATGACTGGGGCAAGAAGCTGCTCTTCGAAGAACTGCGCCAAAAAGCCCGTGCCGAGGGTGCCGGCCGTATTCCACCCACGGGAGAAGCCGGGTACCTGTTGTTGGTCAACGATGAGACCAGGCAGGGCGCCCTTCGGTTCAGGGATAACGGGATGTTTCTCTCTTCCTGGGGGCGGGGCGCGAGTGTCCGCGATCTCGGCGTCCTCGCCGAGGAAGCCAGGATTTTCGCTGAGACTGGTGAGGTCACCGAGGAAAACTCCCTGCTGATGGGCGCTGGTTCCTCCCCGGGCGGGGCGCAGCCCAAAGCCTGGGTACGGGATGAGGACGGGTCCATGCTGCTGGCGAAATTCCCGAAGACGTCGGATATCCGTAACGTTCAGTTATGGGAAATGGTCGCCGTCAGGCTCCAGGAACGAGCGGGCATCCGGGTCGCCGAGTCCAGGCTCATGCAGCTGGGGGAGTTCTCCCATATCTTCCTTACCCGCCGGTTCGACCGGGACGGTGACCTGCGTTTGCCGTACATGAGCGTGCGCACCGCACTGCAGCTGGACACCTACGCACACCCCGACTACGTGAAAATCGCCTCCGAAGTCGCCCACATCTCCGCAGCACCCGTACAGGACGCCAACGAAATGTTCAGCCGTGCCGCTTTCATCGCCATGGTCAACAACACCGATGACCACATGAGAAACCACGGGCTCCTCCGCACCAGTCAAGGGTGGCGCCTGTCGCCGTCCTTCGACGTGAACCCGATGCCAACAGGCGCATCAGAAACCCCACTGACACCGCACGGCGGGCTCTTCGACAGGGACGTCCGGGACCTCCTGGACTTCGCCGACGCTTTCCGGCTGACCAGGGACGCCGCCATCACCCGGCTGCAAAAGGTTGCCGCCGCCGTATCCCACTGGCGCGAGGACGCCCTCAGCCTCGGAGCCGAACCCGACTCACTCCACTCCATGGCTAAAGCCTTTGAAGGGGAAAACACCAAACGGGTCGCCTCCCTGACACCCTCACCGACAGTGGTGGACATGGGCGGAACGGCGACACCGCCCTCTCCGCCATCCCACGGTGACATATGGGTCCCCGAACACACACGCGCCGGCAAACGCATCCCCGGACACTACCGCCGACGAAACTAA
- a CDS encoding GntR family transcriptional regulator translates to MDATSKRLTRTTVASQVRDFIVMEIAQGRLPLGAPVREMEIAAQLGTSQTPVREAFRELAALGLLESRIHVGTRVRQLAEKDLVEAVPIRSALEGIAGRLAANNYHKHAEEVRGSFEAMKEVAEGGDRRVFAAASTTFHRSVVRAAENASLLRAWNALGIEVMTILAMASSDIPLDDAAESHRPIVDALEAGDPELAEHALTHHVAAYLPATAHSNGGVDAAVQAS, encoded by the coding sequence ATGGACGCTACCTCTAAGCGGCTGACGAGAACGACCGTCGCCAGCCAAGTGCGAGACTTCATCGTCATGGAAATTGCGCAGGGAAGGCTACCTTTGGGTGCCCCCGTTCGTGAGATGGAAATAGCGGCACAGCTCGGGACAAGTCAGACGCCGGTGCGTGAGGCGTTTCGTGAACTCGCCGCCCTTGGCCTGCTCGAATCCCGTATCCACGTCGGCACCCGCGTACGACAACTAGCCGAAAAGGATTTGGTTGAGGCGGTGCCCATCCGTTCTGCCCTTGAAGGCATAGCCGGCCGCTTAGCCGCCAATAACTATCACAAACACGCTGAGGAGGTTCGTGGAAGCTTCGAGGCTATGAAGGAAGTAGCGGAAGGGGGTGACCGCAGGGTTTTCGCTGCGGCCAGTACCACGTTCCACCGATCCGTCGTACGGGCGGCCGAAAACGCCTCTCTGCTGCGCGCTTGGAACGCCCTGGGAATCGAGGTCATGACGATCTTGGCAATGGCCTCCAGCGACATCCCATTAGATGACGCAGCCGAATCACATCGACCAATTGTTGACGCCCTCGAAGCTGGCGATCCTGAGCTGGCCGAGCATGCCCTGACCCATCATGTTGCTGCCTATCTCCCCGCCACTGCACACTCCAATGGGGGAGTAGACGCCGCCGTCCAGGCGAGTTAA
- a CDS encoding sugar ABC transporter ATP-binding protein, translated as MSKSFFGFPVLTGVDLEIRPGEVHGLVGENGAGKSTLMKILAGVYTRDEGKVVLGGKDVMFSHPVQAQLAGISTVFQEFNLLPDRSVAENIYLGREPRVRGFISQRKMNAATAELFSSLGVDSINPAAHVRTLSVAQQQLVEIAKALSFDARVISMDEPTAALADHEVELLYSIIENLKKRGVAVLYVSHRLREIFKLCDRITVLKDGALVATKPAEELNEQELVRLMVGRPLSSFFPPKTEGTVVGDTALSLQNAGNHVVNNVTLKLRRGEILGIAGLQGSGRTEVLDAISGSAPFTRGEIHVNGAPTTIKTTRQAIRAGIAHVTEDRKATGLLLNQSVIDNALTVIRACYPKRTSTARQAATDLFLELQLSARGPDQEIRYLSGGNQQKVILTKWLLMEPQIVLLDEPTRGIDVGAKFALYVLMRRLAAAGHAILMVSSELPELIGMADRVLVMRDGELVSELPAGSSEESILQAAAGITDAAVAA; from the coding sequence GTGAGCAAATCATTCTTCGGATTCCCGGTACTGACCGGCGTAGACCTTGAGATAAGGCCGGGAGAGGTGCACGGGCTCGTAGGAGAGAACGGCGCCGGGAAATCTACATTGATGAAGATTCTTGCGGGAGTCTACACAAGGGACGAGGGCAAGGTTGTTCTAGGTGGCAAGGATGTTATGTTCAGCCATCCTGTGCAGGCTCAGCTGGCAGGCATTTCCACGGTATTCCAGGAATTCAACCTGTTGCCGGACCGGTCCGTAGCCGAAAATATCTATCTCGGCCGCGAACCGCGTGTGCGAGGTTTCATCTCGCAACGAAAGATGAACGCAGCGACTGCAGAGCTTTTTTCATCCCTTGGAGTTGACTCCATTAACCCGGCAGCGCATGTGCGGACACTATCTGTGGCGCAGCAACAGCTCGTGGAAATTGCCAAGGCCCTCAGCTTTGACGCCCGGGTCATCTCCATGGACGAGCCAACCGCTGCGCTTGCGGATCACGAAGTGGAGCTCCTGTACAGCATCATTGAAAACCTCAAGAAGCGCGGCGTTGCCGTTCTCTACGTTTCCCACAGATTGCGGGAAATTTTTAAGCTTTGTGACCGCATCACGGTTCTCAAGGATGGCGCCCTTGTAGCCACGAAGCCGGCAGAAGAACTCAACGAGCAGGAACTGGTCCGGCTTATGGTCGGGCGCCCCCTATCCTCGTTCTTCCCGCCCAAGACCGAAGGAACAGTAGTTGGAGACACAGCGCTCTCCCTTCAAAACGCCGGGAACCATGTAGTAAACAACGTGACGCTGAAACTCCGTCGCGGGGAAATCCTGGGAATAGCCGGACTGCAAGGGTCAGGCCGCACAGAAGTTTTGGATGCTATCTCCGGATCGGCACCATTCACCCGCGGCGAGATACACGTCAATGGGGCACCCACGACCATCAAAACAACCCGCCAAGCAATTCGAGCCGGGATTGCTCACGTCACGGAGGACAGGAAAGCTACGGGACTGCTCCTGAATCAATCAGTCATTGATAACGCTCTGACAGTAATCCGAGCCTGCTATCCCAAACGCACTTCAACTGCCCGTCAGGCTGCAACCGACCTGTTTCTGGAGCTGCAACTCTCAGCACGGGGACCGGATCAGGAGATCAGGTACCTTTCCGGCGGCAATCAACAAAAGGTGATTCTCACCAAGTGGCTGCTTATGGAACCACAAATCGTCCTTCTCGATGAGCCAACCAGAGGGATTGATGTTGGTGCGAAGTTTGCCCTGTACGTCCTCATGCGACGTTTGGCTGCCGCCGGACACGCCATCCTCATGGTTTCCAGCGAATTGCCTGAACTCATCGGGATGGCCGACAGAGTTCTCGTTATGCGTGACGGGGAACTGGTCTCCGAGCTTCCTGCCGGGTCCAGCGAAGAAAGCATTTTGCAGGCAGCGGCCGGCATAACCGACGCGGCGGTGGCAGCATGA
- a CDS encoding ABC transporter permease, with the protein MNAHRFKSTLNNTLRSNTGSVYLVWILVLCCGGALTGLSGRSFFTEGNITDLLTSTTVLGLVVVGQTLVILLGSLDLSVPFVLSLSSVLAAGVMAGRSENSTAGIVTAILVSLAIGLVNGLLVGLVKINGFIATLGTGLVVSGYLFTNYRGSTGKASPELAAIGSASWGVVPWTTVAMVLCLVATALFLNRTRTGLHIYAVGGDPAVTRMSGIRESLPAIVAHSLSGLFAGLAGLVIVARLGVGSPEVGTQGGYDLLSIAAVVVGGAVLAGGKGSIWGSLGGILIFATIDSLLGIMEVNPYLKEVVRGLIIIIAVAVYAKRNQLKRSARFDSLRTKSTSSMKEGSIR; encoded by the coding sequence ATGAACGCTCACAGATTCAAGTCCACTTTGAACAACACCCTCCGGTCCAATACAGGTTCGGTATATCTGGTCTGGATCCTCGTCCTCTGCTGCGGTGGGGCTCTCACTGGGCTCTCCGGCCGCAGCTTTTTTACCGAAGGGAACATTACCGACCTTCTGACCAGCACCACCGTCCTTGGTCTGGTTGTCGTCGGACAGACCCTCGTCATTCTCCTTGGAAGCCTTGATCTGTCCGTTCCATTCGTGCTCAGCCTTTCCAGCGTCCTGGCCGCAGGAGTCATGGCAGGACGATCAGAAAACTCTACTGCCGGTATCGTCACAGCGATTTTGGTATCCCTCGCCATTGGACTCGTCAACGGCCTGCTCGTCGGTCTAGTCAAGATCAATGGCTTTATCGCCACGCTCGGTACAGGTCTCGTGGTTTCGGGATACCTCTTCACCAACTACCGCGGAAGCACTGGCAAAGCATCCCCTGAACTTGCCGCCATCGGGTCAGCCTCCTGGGGAGTGGTGCCATGGACGACAGTTGCCATGGTCCTATGCCTGGTGGCCACAGCCCTGTTTCTGAACAGGACCCGGACAGGGCTCCACATTTACGCCGTGGGCGGGGATCCCGCCGTCACAAGGATGTCGGGAATCAGGGAATCGTTACCCGCAATCGTGGCTCACTCCCTTTCCGGACTCTTCGCGGGCCTCGCCGGACTGGTCATCGTCGCGCGTCTGGGCGTCGGCAGCCCCGAGGTCGGCACCCAGGGTGGTTATGACCTGCTCTCAATCGCGGCCGTCGTGGTGGGCGGAGCAGTCCTAGCCGGCGGAAAAGGATCGATTTGGGGCTCGCTCGGCGGCATCCTCATCTTCGCGACCATCGACAGCCTGCTGGGAATCATGGAAGTCAACCCCTACCTGAAGGAAGTAGTCAGGGGCCTCATCATCATCATCGCTGTCGCTGTCTATGCGAAAAGAAACCAGCTCAAACGATCCGCGCGCTTCGACTCACTGCGGACGAAATCAACCAGTTCAATGAAGGAGGGCAGCATCCGATGA
- a CDS encoding ABC transporter permease, with translation MTTIRYSAQRQPLFSRTLRSFATPGGAIYLLLLVLLIILTFYNPSLAEPDQMTRFIGRSVPIAVVAIGQYFVIVAGEFDLSMGAVISAQVVLAGNLIGQEPSRIPQVMVLMMVLGTVVGIVNGVLTSLLKVPSFITTLGTALVLSGLTFYFTGGAPSGNPADAFRAIGRGGLQNVPLIGFVPYSVLVLLFVAIGAAWLMKKPFGRMLIAVGDNPATTALAGASPWWIRTKAFILSSTAATVAAVLMVGYAGVSPVVGQGYEFTAITAVVLGGVALGGGRGAVLSAVAGAYVLETLVSILNFAGVQSTWRPSVQGAIIILALGIPLLRMKRPAWLTKRPVNRNTPDDQ, from the coding sequence ATGACCACAATCAGGTATTCCGCCCAAAGGCAGCCCCTGTTTTCACGAACCCTGCGTTCCTTCGCCACACCTGGTGGAGCGATCTACTTGCTCCTCCTCGTCCTCCTTATCATCCTGACCTTCTACAATCCATCCCTCGCAGAGCCGGACCAGATGACCCGGTTCATTGGGAGGTCAGTACCAATCGCGGTCGTGGCAATTGGCCAGTACTTCGTCATCGTCGCAGGGGAATTCGACCTGTCAATGGGCGCCGTCATCTCGGCTCAGGTCGTTCTTGCCGGAAATCTGATTGGCCAGGAGCCATCCCGCATCCCGCAGGTTATGGTGCTCATGATGGTGCTGGGAACCGTTGTAGGCATCGTCAACGGCGTACTGACCTCTCTGCTCAAGGTACCCAGTTTCATCACCACGCTCGGAACGGCGCTGGTCCTGTCCGGACTGACTTTCTACTTCACCGGGGGCGCTCCCAGCGGAAACCCGGCCGATGCATTCCGCGCCATTGGCCGCGGCGGACTGCAAAATGTCCCCCTTATAGGATTCGTGCCCTACTCCGTTCTGGTTCTGCTCTTCGTAGCTATAGGCGCGGCCTGGCTCATGAAAAAACCGTTCGGACGAATGCTGATTGCAGTTGGTGACAATCCTGCGACAACAGCCCTTGCTGGCGCCAGCCCCTGGTGGATCCGTACTAAAGCCTTCATCCTTTCATCCACAGCAGCCACCGTGGCAGCAGTTCTCATGGTCGGCTACGCCGGTGTCAGTCCGGTTGTCGGACAGGGCTATGAGTTCACGGCCATCACGGCCGTCGTTCTCGGCGGCGTCGCCCTGGGAGGTGGACGTGGCGCAGTCCTGTCCGCGGTAGCAGGGGCTTACGTCCTGGAAACCCTTGTCAGCATTCTCAACTTTGCCGGCGTCCAATCGACGTGGCGCCCTTCAGTTCAAGGCGCAATTATCATCCTCGCTCTCGGCATCCCACTGCTGCGCATGAAGCGCCCAGCATGGCTGACGAAAAGGCCGGTAAACCGCAACACCCCGGATGACCAGTAA
- a CDS encoding substrate-binding domain-containing protein: MFAVLGAAAMMITACAPGSTAGAETSPGSTTTANDWFDQAQFDLENSQRTATFAGDPSTPYLQYLDGPMVDATAFKKNAPAKVCFSNAALSNTWRQTGWITMNEQLKELQKQGVISQMETRNAQDSDNTQVADIDYFVNQQSCDAFIIAPNSPQATAPAVERACNTGKPVIIFDRGAGTDCATTFIHSVGGMAWGIDSATFVTENVKPGGHVVALRTAPGVDVFEQRWAAAQHIFSEAGLKYTDYITGADPTKIKAVVADELAKGTVDAVWVDLGDQSVPAIEAFEDTGKDIPVVTGEDNLSYLRAWKNKGFKGFASVYDAYQWRTALLAAASLFRGESIPKDWVLPQVPVTSEDLDKVLKTNEGMPDSHYAAFGGEDLPGFPQVWQKRVIP; the protein is encoded by the coding sequence ATGTTTGCGGTACTAGGTGCAGCCGCCATGATGATCACCGCGTGTGCTCCCGGTTCGACCGCTGGTGCGGAAACCTCTCCGGGTTCCACCACCACAGCCAACGACTGGTTCGACCAGGCACAATTCGATCTGGAAAACTCGCAACGGACTGCAACCTTTGCCGGGGACCCATCCACCCCCTATCTTCAGTACCTCGACGGGCCAATGGTAGACGCCACAGCATTCAAAAAGAACGCGCCGGCCAAGGTCTGTTTCTCCAACGCTGCGCTCAGTAACACGTGGCGGCAGACCGGCTGGATCACCATGAACGAACAGCTCAAGGAGCTGCAAAAGCAGGGTGTCATCTCGCAAATGGAAACCCGCAACGCCCAAGACAGCGACAACACACAGGTTGCTGACATCGACTACTTCGTGAACCAGCAATCCTGTGACGCCTTCATCATCGCCCCCAATTCGCCACAGGCAACGGCACCGGCAGTGGAAAGAGCCTGCAACACAGGAAAACCCGTCATCATCTTCGACCGTGGGGCCGGCACGGATTGCGCAACCACATTCATCCACTCCGTGGGCGGCATGGCCTGGGGAATTGATTCAGCGACGTTCGTAACAGAAAACGTCAAACCAGGAGGACACGTAGTAGCACTGCGTACGGCGCCTGGAGTTGACGTTTTCGAGCAGCGCTGGGCCGCTGCCCAGCACATTTTCAGCGAGGCAGGGCTGAAATACACGGACTACATCACCGGTGCCGACCCCACCAAGATCAAAGCAGTCGTGGCCGATGAGCTCGCCAAAGGAACTGTCGATGCCGTTTGGGTGGACCTGGGCGACCAGTCGGTTCCAGCTATCGAGGCCTTCGAGGATACCGGCAAGGACATCCCTGTGGTGACCGGCGAAGACAACCTCTCTTACCTCAGGGCATGGAAGAACAAAGGGTTCAAAGGCTTCGCGTCCGTGTATGACGCCTACCAGTGGCGAACCGCGCTCCTTGCGGCAGCGTCCCTCTTCCGGGGCGAATCAATCCCCAAGGATTGGGTATTGCCGCAGGTACCCGTCACTTCCGAAGATCTCGACAAGGTCCTGAAGACCAACGAGGGAATGCCCGATTCGCATTACGCAGCCTTCGGCGGCGAGGACCTTCCAGGCTTTCCGCAGGTATGGCAAAAGCGGGTCATTCCCTAA
- a CDS encoding GMC family oxidoreductase yields MKKYDLTDDDVAVIIGSGPGGATLALRLVQQGLKVVLLEAGPWITNDKFINDERESYKQLTWTDTRLATGSWSLAKDFPGSPAWNGKAVGGTATFWTGLTPRFKWHEFKTHTYYGDLPDGTIADWPLDLDELDHYYTAAEKAVGASHRHGRPPLPASNGYKVLANGAERIGYRHYATGPYATNVEPYDGRPGTVQDGFAMAGDKSRAKWSPLVSEIPKALATGLLELRTEAQAVQITLGPDGRADGVVYTDTVGNLQRQRARLVAVAGNAIETPRLLLLSATSGHTDGLANSSGQVGRNYMRHTTGLVYAEFPNEVHMYRGEPMAGIISDESRHDPSRGFVGGYYIEMIAQGLPSFSTFMSPGEWGPQFTEKVEAYTRTAALWICGEDVPQASNRVTLSNTVTDRLGLPAPVVHYDDHPNDIAMRNHGYEQGEKLFKSVGAIRTTRAPGMPSGHNLGTARMSQKPDEGVVNSFGQAHDVPNLFVSDGSQFTTGAAANPTLTIVALSMRQGDYIGRQLSAAAL; encoded by the coding sequence ATGAAAAAGTATGACCTCACTGATGACGACGTCGCCGTTATCATCGGTTCCGGCCCCGGCGGTGCCACCTTGGCCCTCAGACTCGTGCAGCAAGGCCTTAAAGTCGTGCTTCTCGAAGCAGGCCCATGGATCACCAACGACAAGTTCATCAACGACGAACGGGAGTCCTACAAGCAGCTCACATGGACCGACACCCGACTGGCAACTGGATCATGGAGCCTCGCGAAGGACTTCCCCGGCAGCCCGGCGTGGAACGGAAAGGCCGTCGGTGGAACGGCGACATTCTGGACCGGACTGACACCCCGATTCAAATGGCACGAGTTCAAGACACACACGTACTACGGAGACCTGCCCGATGGAACCATCGCAGACTGGCCACTGGACCTGGACGAACTCGACCATTACTACACCGCAGCGGAAAAAGCGGTGGGAGCCTCCCACCGGCACGGCCGACCTCCGCTGCCGGCGAGCAACGGCTACAAGGTTCTGGCGAACGGCGCCGAACGAATCGGATACCGCCATTACGCTACAGGCCCCTACGCCACCAACGTTGAACCCTACGATGGCCGCCCGGGCACAGTTCAGGACGGCTTCGCTATGGCAGGCGATAAAAGCCGCGCCAAGTGGTCACCACTTGTCAGCGAGATACCAAAGGCTTTAGCCACGGGCCTGCTGGAACTGCGGACCGAAGCCCAAGCCGTACAAATCACGCTTGGCCCTGACGGCCGCGCGGACGGCGTCGTCTACACAGACACCGTCGGAAACCTGCAACGTCAACGGGCTCGCCTCGTAGCTGTAGCAGGAAACGCAATCGAGACCCCACGCCTGCTCCTGCTTTCGGCTACCTCGGGCCATACCGACGGCCTTGCCAACTCCTCAGGCCAGGTCGGGCGCAACTATATGCGGCACACCACCGGTCTCGTCTACGCCGAGTTCCCCAACGAAGTCCATATGTACCGCGGCGAACCAATGGCAGGCATCATCAGCGACGAATCGCGGCATGACCCATCACGGGGCTTCGTTGGCGGCTACTACATCGAGATGATCGCCCAAGGGCTGCCCTCATTCAGTACCTTCATGAGCCCGGGGGAGTGGGGGCCACAATTCACAGAAAAGGTAGAAGCCTACACCCGCACAGCGGCACTTTGGATTTGCGGTGAGGACGTTCCGCAGGCATCCAACAGAGTGACCCTAAGCAACACCGTCACCGACCGCCTCGGTCTGCCCGCACCTGTCGTCCACTACGACGACCATCCCAACGACATCGCCATGCGGAACCACGGCTACGAGCAGGGCGAGAAACTCTTCAAATCTGTCGGAGCCATCCGCACAACCAGAGCCCCGGGGATGCCCTCCGGCCACAACCTGGGAACAGCCCGAATGAGCCAGAAGCCTGATGAAGGCGTCGTCAACAGTTTCGGTCAAGCCCACGACGTACCTAACCTGTTCGTCTCCGACGGGTCACAATTCACCACCGGCGCTGCCGCGAACCCCACCCTGACAATCGTCGCCCTGTCGATGCGACAGGGCGACTACATCGGCCGGCAGCTCAGCGCGGCAGCTCTGTAG